Sequence from the Methanosarcina siciliae T4/M genome:
TGCAAGACCGAGTAGCAAACGAACATCTTATTTAATACAGTAAAACCCGGCCTGCATGTAAGAGTACCAGAACAACTCCACGGTTCTGAATCCTGTTTTTCTCAACAGTTCCAGGTGTTCTTCCACAGTTATGGGGAAATATTCTGTATCGAAACGTTTTAGATGAGCTTCTATTTCTTCCTCACTCCTGCCGTGTGTTAACTGAAAGTAGCCCCAGTATCTTTTTCCTATACCAATGCCCTCTTCTGTTAGCGGCCTTATGTTCTCGAAGGTTATGTAAACTCCGCCTTCCTTAAGCAGATCATAACATACCTTTGTGGCTTTTGTCCTGGCTTTGCGGTTAAGGGAGTGGTGGCATTGTATAGCAGTTATAACATCCGGTTTTTCCTCTAATTTTTGGGAGAACTTCTGGGTAGGGGAAGCCTTCAGAAATTCCAGTCTTTTGGCAGGGCAGGAAGATAATTTCTCCCTTGCCTGATTCAGCATGCCTTCCGAAGGGTCAAGTAATAGAAATTTTGTATCGGGAAATTCCTCAATTGCCTTATTGACCAGGGTCCCTGTCCCGCATCCGGTATCCATCCACACTTTAGGGCTGGAAGGAAATGATTTGACGAAATTGAGAGTTTCCTTATGAAAAAAAGAGTAGTATGGGAGCAAATCGGATATTCGGACATCGTAATCTTCAGGGGGATGAGGAGTTGCGTTCTTGGCAGGTTTTGCAGGAGTCATAGCGGTAAGTCCCTCTTGGTATCAGTATCTTATTGAATAGTCTTTTTTATTGAATAGTCTTTTTCTTTTCATAAATGGGGTAATTATTTTTTTCCTTAGAGTAAATCCAATTTTTCCGCTAAATTAATTTTGTCTGGAATCCAGTTTCAAACCTAATTTCCTGAATTTTGCAGGATAAAAATAAAAAATCGCTTTCGATTTCTGGATTTAATGTTCACAGTGATAAGCAATTCCTTTTATCTGATGTCAGTATACCTGAACCATATTAGTTTTAACACAACCAGGTTATTGTACTGAAGTCTCAGATTGCAATAGCCCAAAAACAAAAACAAATAGAAAAAGGAGTCATTTTTTTATGCATTACAGCCTTGGGATTGATGCAGGGGGCACTTACACCGATGCAGTGCTCGTAAAGGATTCGGATGGAGAGATTGTAGATTCAAATAAAGCTCTGACAACCTATCCAGACCCCCTTTCCGGCATCAAGAGCGTAATTGATAGCCTTAATCCGGAATATCTCGAAAACGTAAGACTGGTATCGGTCTCAACGACTCTCTCCACAAATACTATCCTTGAAGGAACAGGTTTTCCCGTAGCTCTGATCCTTATAGGGGACCATCCCCTTGAAAAAGAACTGCCCACAGGATACGTGCTCTTTGCCAGTGGAGGGCATAACCACAACGGAGAAGAGGTATCTCCTCTCGACCTGGAAGCAATTGAAAAATTTTCCCTGCGAGTAAGGGATAAAGTATCAGCTTTTGCAATCTCTTCCTATTTCAGCACTCGAAACCCTGAACACGAACTTAAAGCAAGGGATTCCATACTTGAGCTTACAGGACTTCCTGCGGTTTGCGGGCACGAACTCTCACAGGAACTGGGCGCTTACGAAAGGGCAGTTACAGCTTTCCTGAACGCTCAGCTGATTCCCATAACCCGGCAGTTTGTCCAGTCCATTATTGCAGATATCAGAAAAAGGGGGATCAATGCCCAGCTTCTCATGCTCAAATGCGACGGATCGGTTGTCGGGATAAAAGATGCCCTGCAAAAACCGATAGAAACCATATTTTCAGGCCCTGCAGCGAGCCTTGTGGGCGCATCTTACCTTTCAGGGCTGAAGACATGTGCGGTTGTGGATGTGGGTGGAACAAGTACCGATATCTCCTCGATCTGTATGGGAGTCCCTGACCTGAGCGACGAAGGGGCGGTTGTGGGCGGCTGGAAGACGCGGGTCCGGGCAATCAGGATGGAGACAACCGCTACAGGGGGAGACAGCCATATCTGGACAGTGAACAAGGAACTTTTCCTCGGCCCTCGCCGAGTCGTCCCCCTGGCAGTAGCTGCAGCTCTGTACCCAGGTTTCCTGAATTCCCTCCAAAGGGCTCCCTTGCCTGCCAGAGAAGACCTCTGCGAAAATATCCAACCCACAAAGTTTTTTGTCAGGTCGGGCTACCAGGCAGGCGGACTTAGCAAAGCCGAAGCCGAAGTGCTTGGAGCGATTGGAGAAGAACCTGTTTCCGTGCCTGAGATCAAAGCCCTTATCAGAAAAGATCTTCTTCCTCAGACCCTTGATTCCCTTATTAAAAAGCGCCTTGTCCAGGCAATTGGATTTACTCCCACTGATGCTCTGCATGTACTCGGAGATTATACTGCCTGGAATGAAGAAGCTTCCAGAATCGGGGCTGAAAGGCTTGCAAGGCTCATGCGCATGCCACCCGGAGAATTCTGTACTGCCGTAAAAAAGAGGGTTGCAAGGAACATGTCACTTCACCTCCTCTCATATATTCTGCAGGGAGTGCCGTACACAGCCGTTGAAAAAATCCTGGACGGAAACTACCCTGCAAAGTTCAAGCTCGGAATCCCCGTTGTCCTGCTCGGAGGACCTGTTCGGGCTTACCGGGAAGAACTCAAGGAATTCATAGATGCTGAAATTCTTGTACCCGAACATGCCGAGGTAGGAAACGCAGTAGGAGCCCTTGCGGGGAAAGGTATCAAAAGGGTGGAAATTCTGATAAGGCCTGCAAGCCTGATGTCTCCTGACAAGGATTTCCTGGTCTTTGCCCCAGGCAGGAGGCTGAGGTTTGATGTTTATGTAGAAGCTCTTAACGCAGCAACGGAACTCGGGAAAAAGCTCGTTGAGGACTATATGAAAGACTGTGGTCTCAGCGGAAACCAGGTCAAAATTTCTATTGAGAAAAAGACCATTTCCCCTGAAGGCTGGAACTATCCCCCGATGGAAACAAACCTGCTAATAATGGGAGTAGGAATGCGGGGGCTTTCCACCTGAAGCGAACTCTTCAATAGTGGGTTACGGACCTGACCCGGACAAATGCAAAGAGCTCCTGCGAAAAAAGAACACCCTGACTCTCAGGAACCACGACAACGCCGTTGCTTTCAAAGCAGACTGCCAGTGCGGATACAGGTACAAACATCTCCCGATTGCAACGCGAGAATACACGTGGGGAGTTCTCGATCAGTCCCAGATGGAATACCTGCGGAAGCTCCCTCTTGTCGTCAGGGAAGAGATCAACGGAAAGAAGCTCTTTTTTATCCATGCGGGCCACCATCCCATATTCGAGTATATAAAGCCCGAGACCCCTGGCGAAGCTATTATGGCAATGCTTGCAGACCCGATGGAACCTGTTGATGTCTAATTTCTCGAAGTCGGGCATTTTCACATTCCCATAAACAGGAAACCTGGAGCCCTGACAATCATAAAGCCGGGTTCTGTGGGGCAGCCGAGAGATGGGGACACAAGAGCAGGCTGTGGGGTTTTTGACACGGAAACCGGAGAAGTTGAATTCCTCCGCCTTGATTGCGATATTGATGCGGTCTGTGCAAAAATAGAAGAAAGAATGCCCCATGCAGATGAACTGGCAGGAATTCTTAAGCGAGGATACTGAGAATTAAAAATTCAGGCATTTCTTATCGCACGTATTATTTTTTCCACATATTCGGGCTTCACGTCCGAAGGCCTGGTTTTTTCAATCCCGAGCTCCGTAACCATAAGGTAAACCTCGGCCTGCATCCCGGCTTCCTCAAGTTTTTTCGTAGCACAGCGATCCGTGCAGCCGTCAAGGGCAAAAATACGGAAGCCTTCGGAGGCTGCATCCTCTGCCGCCTCAGCCCCTTTGTGAGCAGCAGCAGCCCGGTACATGTCCGGCCTCCTGAAAGCGAGAGCTGACGCTGCCTGCATGGTCAGTTTTCCGGTGTTCGAGAGGCCCGAGCAGGCAAAAATCAGGGTGTTTTTCCTTTTTCCCGAAGGATTCTCCGTTTCAGTAGTTCTGTTTTTCAGTAGTTCTTTTTGATCCTTTTTTGTCGATTCTATTGTTTCCATTGTTGTTACAACCTTTAGCGGGGAAATTGTTTCAAAAACTATTGAAATTAAAAATAGATCGACCCCTTTATATGGTTGGTGTTTTTGATTGAAACAAAAAAGGTAGAGATA
This genomic interval carries:
- a CDS encoding class I SAM-dependent methyltransferase — translated: MTPAKPAKNATPHPPEDYDVRISDLLPYYSFFHKETLNFVKSFPSSPKVWMDTGCGTGTLVNKAIEEFPDTKFLLLDPSEGMLNQAREKLSSCPAKRLEFLKASPTQKFSQKLEEKPDVITAIQCHHSLNRKARTKATKVCYDLLKEGGVYITFENIRPLTEEGIGIGKRYWGYFQLTHGRSEEEIEAHLKRFDTEYFPITVEEHLELLRKTGFRTVELFWYSYMQAGFYCIK
- a CDS encoding putative zinc-binding protein, coding for METIESTKKDQKELLKNRTTETENPSGKRKNTLIFACSGLSNTGKLTMQAASALAFRRPDMYRAAAAHKGAEAAEDAASEGFRIFALDGCTDRCATKKLEEAGMQAEVYLMVTELGIEKTRPSDVKPEYVEKIIRAIRNA
- a CDS encoding metallophosphoesterase family protein; this translates as MGYGPDPDKCKELLRKKNTLTLRNHDNAVAFKADCQCGYRYKHLPIATREYTWGVLDQSQMEYLRKLPLVVREEINGKKLFFIHAGHHPIFEYIKPETPGEAIMAMLADPMEPVDV
- a CDS encoding hydantoinase/oxoprolinase family protein codes for the protein MHYSLGIDAGGTYTDAVLVKDSDGEIVDSNKALTTYPDPLSGIKSVIDSLNPEYLENVRLVSVSTTLSTNTILEGTGFPVALILIGDHPLEKELPTGYVLFASGGHNHNGEEVSPLDLEAIEKFSLRVRDKVSAFAISSYFSTRNPEHELKARDSILELTGLPAVCGHELSQELGAYERAVTAFLNAQLIPITRQFVQSIIADIRKRGINAQLLMLKCDGSVVGIKDALQKPIETIFSGPAASLVGASYLSGLKTCAVVDVGGTSTDISSICMGVPDLSDEGAVVGGWKTRVRAIRMETTATGGDSHIWTVNKELFLGPRRVVPLAVAAALYPGFLNSLQRAPLPAREDLCENIQPTKFFVRSGYQAGGLSKAEAEVLGAIGEEPVSVPEIKALIRKDLLPQTLDSLIKKRLVQAIGFTPTDALHVLGDYTAWNEEASRIGAERLARLMRMPPGEFCTAVKKRVARNMSLHLLSYILQGVPYTAVEKILDGNYPAKFKLGIPVVLLGGPVRAYREELKEFIDAEILVPEHAEVGNAVGALAGKGIKRVEILIRPASLMSPDKDFLVFAPGRRLRFDVYVEALNAATELGKKLVEDYMKDCGLSGNQVKISIEKKTISPEGWNYPPMETNLLIMGVGMRGLST